In Kiloniellales bacterium, the DNA window AGGGTCTCCCGGTCCAGTTCCGGCATGCCCTGCTCCTCGACCATCCACTCCATGGTCTCCGCCCAGGCGTCCCGGCTCAGGCCCTGCTGCTTGACGATCATCAGGGAATGGCAGGCACCGCAGAGGCCGTAGACCTCCTCCCGCCCGGCGCCCACCGGCAAGCCGTCCCACTCGTCGGCGGCCGCGGCCCAGATGCCGCAGCCCAGGGACAGGACCGGCGCCAGCGCGGCCAGTAGCAGGCGCCGCCTCATGCCGTCACGCGCAGGGCGATGCGGTGCAGCGAGTTGTTGAGGTAGCCCTTGGGGTTCCAGGCGATGGCGAAGGGCTGCATGGCGCCCTGGTCGTCGGTCGCCTTGGCCCAGACCTCGTAGTAGCCGGCCTGCGGCAGCTCGACCGTCGCCCGCCAGCGCTGCCAGGCGTAGCGGTTGGGCGCCGGCTGCAGCGTCGCCTCGGTCCAGTTCACACCGAAGTCGTGGCTGACCTGCACCGACGCGACCGCGCGGTCGCCGGCCCAGGCCTGGCCGCGGACCTCGAGCGACTGGCCGCCGCCGGAAAGCTCGAGCCCGGTCTCCGGGAAGGTGATCAGCGACTTCACCGGCATGGACTCGATGATCACGAAGTCCTTCTTGTCGACCTTCTCGCCGGGCGCGACCGGGTAGCTCGGCACCCGGTAGGAGGTGCCGGTCATCTTCGGGCCGTCGTGGACCTGGTCGCGGACCCAGATCCGGCGCAGCCACTTCTGCGAGCAGGAGCCCGGCCAGCCGGGCGCGACGACCCGCAGGGGGGCGCCGTTCATCGGGTGGATCGGCCCGCCGTTCATCTGGAAGGCGATCAGGGTGTGCGGCTCCATGGCCTTGGCGATGGGCACGCCGCGCGAGATCGGCAGCGTCTTCGGATTGCCGGAAAGGTGGCCGTCGGCGCCGATGTGGCCGGTGTAGACCGCGCTGTCCTTCACGCCTGCCGCCTTGAGGACCTCGGCGTAGCGCACGCCGGTCCATTCCGAATTGGCGACGGCGCCGACGGTCCACTGGTTGCCCTTGGCCGGGGGATTGAAGGAGGCGCGGCCGTTGCCGCCGCATTCGAGCTGCAGCTTGAGGGAGACCACCTCGAAGCGCGACTGCAGGTCGTCGATCGAAAGCTCGAGCGGCGTGTCGACCTCGCCGTCGACGGTCAGCGTCCAGCCCGCGGCGTCGACCTCCTCCGGCGGAATGCCGTTGTTGCGGATGAAATGCCGCTCGACCGGGGTCACGTCGTCGTCGAGCAGGTGCGCCGGGGTCTCGGCGTTGAGCGGCCGGTCGTTGAGCAGAGTCAGACCGGACTTGCCGGCGATCTTGAAGTCCTCGGTCGTCTCCGCCAGGGCCGCGGGAATCAGGCCCGCCGGGTAGTTGCGATGGAAGGGCAAGGCGGCGCCCACGACGGCGCCGAGCGCGGTCAGGCCGGCGCCCTTCAGAAAGCCCCTGCGGTCGGCCTCGGCCCGCCGGCCGAAGACCAAGTGATCGGCGCGCTCCGGATCCTCGGCATAGAGCTCGCAGAGTCCGCGTTCCCGTTTGGTGATGGCCATGGTGTCCCCTTTCTCCGACGCCGCCGCTGGCGGCGCGTTTCACTACCGTAGCGGAAGAAACGAGCGAGGGTGCCGGAATATTCCCTCCGCCGAGACGCGGCCGCGGCGGGCCGCAGGCGTCAGGCCTGGCAGGGCGGGCTGGCTTCGCGGCTGCGACGCAAAGCGCTGCGGGTGGCCTCGTCAAAGGCCGTCCCCCGGCGGGTCGCCTCGCCGACCTTCTCGGCGATCAGGTCGAAGCGGCGGCGGTCCATGCCCTCGGCCAGGAGCAGGTAGCCCAAATCGGCGACCCGCCAGCCGACGCCGAGGCGCGATCGCCCGCCGGGCAGGGCCAGGTCCTGCGGCCAGCCGGCGTCGGCCGCGAAGACGAAGAGCGAGAGCCGGCAGCCCCGCGTGCCGCGATAGCCGAGGTGAAGAAGCGCGCCGCCCGTCTCGCCACCCGGCAGCACCGCGACGTGGTCGAGATGCAGCCGCGCGGAATCGAGCTGCGGAACCTGCGCCCCGGCGCCGAGCGCCGCCAGGGCCGCGAAGACGACGCCGGGCTCGGCCCGGGCGCCGGACTCGCCCGCCCCGGCCAGCCAGGCCTCGTGCCCGGCCCAGGCACGGGCGACCCGGGCGCTGCCCTCCGGCCCGGCGATCCGATCCGAGAGGAAAATCCCGGCGCCCAGGACCAGCAGCGCCAGGCAGGTCGCGATCCCGAGGCCTCGGCCGACCCCCCGTCGCGGCGGCGGGGGCACGCTCGGCAGGGTCTGCTCGACGGCGCGGTCCGCGACCGCCTTGAGGCGCTGCAGCGCGGCGATCTGGGAGGCGACCTCGGGATCGGCGGCGGCCGCCCGGGCGACCGCCTCGGCGCGGCCGGCGTCGAGCTCGCCGTCGACGTAGGCGTTGAGCTCGATCCAGGACGGCTCGCAAGCGGTCATCTGGCGCCTCGGCGCAGACGCGCGACGGCGCTGCCGCTCCCGGCCTCCTGGGACAGGACCCCGAGCAACGCCCGCCGGGCCCGGCTGAGGCGGCTCATGACGGTGCCACGCGGCAGGCCGAGGACCTCGGAGGTCTCGGCATAGGAAAGGCCGACGATGTCGACCAGGGCGATGATCTCGCGATGGGTCGCCGAGAGCTTGGCCAGGCCGAGGCGCACGGTGAGCGTGTCGATCCGGCGCGCGTCGCCGACCCAGACGTCGACATCCGCAGCCCATTCGTCGCCCGGCAAGCCGGTCTCTTCCAGCCTGGGGCGACGCAACCGGTCCAGCCAGGCGTTGCGCAGGATCCGGAACAGCCAGGCCCGATAGGCCGCCTCGTCGCGGGGCGTCCGCCGCGCCGAAAGCGCGCGCAGCGCGCAGTCCTGCACCAGTTCCGCCGAGTCCTCGCGGTTGCGGGTCAGGCTGAAGGCATAGCCGAACAGGCGCTCCAGATAGGGCTCGATTCGACGGCGCTGGCGCAAGGCACCCTCCTCGAAGGCGACGGCTGATTCTCGGGGCAAGGCTCGCCGTCCGCAAGTCGGGAGCCTGCACGATTGACACCCGGGAGGTCCCGGAGCTGCGGCACACCGACTCAACACGACCGCGTTTCTTTCCATCCCGAGGGCCGTGACCAAAGTGTGGCATACTTGTGTGAAGCGGGCCGGGTCGCTTGCCCCCTCCCGTCGCTTTGCCATTTTGTGGGAGCGACGACGCGTCCGCGCCTTCTTCTCGGTTGCCGGACGCGCGTTCGGACCGAACCGTACCGACGCAGGCGCGTCGGTCCGGCTCGAAACTGAGGGAGGGCATCCTTATGCCTAAAGTACTTGCGACGATCTCCGGGGCCCTGATGGCCCTCGCCCTGCTGTCCGGCTGTGGCGAGGACCAGAGCGCCCAGAATCCCAGCGAAAGCCTCGACGGCGCCGCAGAGCAGCCGGGCCAGGCCATGGAAGGTCAGGCCTTGGAAGGCACGACCGAAACCCAGGTCCAAGAGGCGACGGGCGAGCAGCAGACGCAGTAGGCCCCGGACGTCTCGGCGAGAGACGACTGCAAACTTCCTCATGTAGAGCTGGACGCCCCGCCCCCGCCGGCGGGGCGTCTTTTATGCCGCCCCGGATGACGCGGGCGACGCCGCCGCCGCGGACGACGGCGGCTCGAGTCCGTGGACGGTCTCTTCGATCAGCCAGTCGACCACGGCCTGCAGGGCCTCCTTGCGATCGGCGCCGGCGGCCAGAGCGGCGTGGAAGACGTGGCGCTGGGTGTCGGCGCTGGTGCCGCGCGCGAGGATCTCGCGGGCGTGCGCGACCTCGGCGATGCAGCCCAGGGCCTCGGCGTCCTCGCGGATCAGCTCGATCATCTCTTCCAGAAGGTCGGCGAACGGAACCGCGGTCCAGCGGCCGAAGTCGATCAGCTCGCCCTCGGTCCCGTAGCGCTGGGCCCGCCAGCGGTTCTCCTCCATCAGGATCTGCGGATAAATGCGCCAACGCTGGTTCTCGCGGCGCAACCGGCAGAGCATGCGGATCAAGCATTGGTAGAGGGCGGCGACGGTGACGGCGTCGTCGAGGCGGGTGCAGACGTCGGGGATCCGCAGCTCGAGGGTCGGAAAGCGGACGCTGGGCCGGACGTCCCACCAGAGCTTGGTGCCGTCCTGGAGCACCCCGGCGGCGACCAGGTTACGGATCAGGCGCTCGAACTCGCCGTAGCTCTCGAAGCGCTCGGGCATGCCGGTGCGCGGCAGGTTGTGGAAGATCGAGAGCCGGTAGCACATCAAGCCGGTTTCCTCGCCGCCCCAGAAGGGCGAGGAGGTGCTGAGCACCAGGAGGTGCGGCAGGAAGTAGCGGACCTGGTTCATCAGGTCGATGCGCAACTCCGGGTCCTCGACGCCGACGTGGACGTGCATCCCGCAGATCAAGGCGCGCCGGCCCACGACCTCCATCTCGCCGGCGATCGCCCGGTAGCG includes these proteins:
- a CDS encoding sulfite oxidase, translating into MAITKRERGLCELYAEDPERADHLVFGRRAEADRRGFLKGAGLTALGAVVGAALPFHRNYPAGLIPAALAETTEDFKIAGKSGLTLLNDRPLNAETPAHLLDDDVTPVERHFIRNNGIPPEEVDAAGWTLTVDGEVDTPLELSIDDLQSRFEVVSLKLQLECGGNGRASFNPPAKGNQWTVGAVANSEWTGVRYAEVLKAAGVKDSAVYTGHIGADGHLSGNPKTLPISRGVPIAKAMEPHTLIAFQMNGGPIHPMNGAPLRVVAPGWPGSCSQKWLRRIWVRDQVHDGPKMTGTSYRVPSYPVAPGEKVDKKDFVIIESMPVKSLITFPETGLELSGGGQSLEVRGQAWAGDRAVASVQVSHDFGVNWTEATLQPAPNRYAWQRWRATVELPQAGYYEVWAKATDDQGAMQPFAIAWNPKGYLNNSLHRIALRVTA
- a CDS encoding carboxylate-amine ligase, which gives rise to MAAFAEKDGLQSSIGIEEEYLLVDRETRDLAKDPPPSLLADCEARLEGQVSPELLRSQIEIGTRVCASVAEARRELGHLRATIAEVAAQHGLAPLAVSTHPFAQWREQRHTDKDRYRAIAGEMEVVGRRALICGMHVHVGVEDPELRIDLMNQVRYFLPHLLVLSTSSPFWGGEETGLMCYRLSIFHNLPRTGMPERFESYGEFERLIRNLVAAGVLQDGTKLWWDVRPSVRFPTLELRIPDVCTRLDDAVTVAALYQCLIRMLCRLRRENQRWRIYPQILMEENRWRAQRYGTEGELIDFGRWTAVPFADLLEEMIELIREDAEALGCIAEVAHAREILARGTSADTQRHVFHAALAAGADRKEALQAVVDWLIEETVHGLEPPSSAAAASPASSGAA
- a CDS encoding RNA polymerase sigma factor — encoded protein: MPRESAVAFEEGALRQRRRIEPYLERLFGYAFSLTRNREDSAELVQDCALRALSARRTPRDEAAYRAWLFRILRNAWLDRLRRPRLEETGLPGDEWAADVDVWVGDARRIDTLTVRLGLAKLSATHREIIALVDIVGLSYAETSEVLGLPRGTVMSRLSRARRALLGVLSQEAGSGSAVARLRRGAR